One window from the genome of Carcharodon carcharias isolate sCarCar2 chromosome 9, sCarCar2.pri, whole genome shotgun sequence encodes:
- the slc45a3 gene encoding solute carrier family 45 member 3 translates to MEKPQSNMFFHKRRSQLLLLNSLTCGLEICVAAGITFVPPLLLEAGVQEKYMTMVLGIGPVLGLVFVPMIGSASDHWTSRYGRRRPFIWALCLGVLLSLFVIPHASKMATFFNLKDYPVDVIFLIIGICMLDFCGQVCFTPLEALLSDLFHDAEDCRQAFSMYSFMISLGGCIGYLLTAVDWKRTFLSSYLGEQEDCLFTLLAAIFIVCVLATFFVSEENCSNMDGLVDISPKEVIKPLARYCCCSTSMLWRARHYLLVLKNCCTLIPKLYHLYCRIPKVIRQLVVAEFYSWMALMTFMMFYTDFVGEGLYHGVPNADPGSEARLRYDEGVRMGSMGLFLQCAFSIFCSAIMDKLVKGFGTKAVYLASIAFFTFSAIIMCLSKSVVLVTAMSALTGFTYSTLQILPYTLNSLYHKEKQVYFCKHKFTEREDGSCQIEKKASLQNGILNHKSYNQNGNLITSAPLLSSKGPLPERSSISQSRSSQCEIVVAAGSTDSEQSTMGRGICLDLAILDSAFLLSQVIPSLLMGTIVQFTQTVTAYMISAAFFGTVAIYFATKIVFDKNDLEKYLV, encoded by the exons ATGGAGAAACCCCAATCCAATATGTTTTTCCACAAACGAAGGTCCCAGTTGTTGCTGCTGAACTCACTGACATGTGGCCTGGAAATCTGTGTGGCAGCTGGAATTACCTTTGTTCCCCCACTGCTGCTGGAAGCTGGGGTGCAGGAGAAATATATGACTATGGTTTTGG GCATTGGGCCGGTCCTAGGACTTGTATTTGTTCCGATGATCGGTTCAGCAAGTGACCACTGGACAAGTCGATATGGCCGCCGTCGTCCCTTCATTTGGGCGCTCTGCCTTGGAGTCCTCCTGAGTCTTTTTGTCATTCCTCATGCCAGCAAGATGGCCACTTTCTTCAACCTGAAAGACTACCCGGTCGATGTGATCTTTCTTATCATTGGGATCTGCATGTTGGACTTCTGTGGCCAAGTCTGTTTCACTCCCCTCGAGGCCTTGCTGTCTGACTTGTTCCATGATGCTGAAGATTGCAGGCAAGCTTTCTCCATGTATTCCTTCATGATCAGCCTCGGGGGTTGCATTGGCTACCTCTTGACAGCAGTTGACTGGAAAAGGACCTTTCTGTCCAGTTACCTTGGTGAGCAGGAAGATTGTCTCTTCACACTTCTGGCTGCCATATTTATTGTGTGTGTTCTCGCTACCTTCTTTGTATCTGAGGAAAACTGTAGTAATATGGATGGACTTGTCGACATCTCACCAAAGGAAGTCATTAAGCCTCTGGCAAGGTACTGTTGTTGCTCCACGAGTATGCTTTGGCGCGCGAGGCACTATCTTCTAGTACTGAAGAACTGTTGCACTTTGATCCCCAAACTCTACCACCTGTACTGTCGCATTCCCAAGGTGATCCGTCAGTTGGTTGTGGCCGAGTTCTACAGCTGGATGGCCCTCATGACGTTCATGATGTTCTACACAGACTTTGTGGGGGAGGGGCTCTACCACGGTGTCCCTAATGCAGATCCTGGGAGTGAAGCCAGGCTACGCTATGATGAAG GTGTTCGAATGGGCAGTATGGGTCTTTTCCTGCAGTGCGCATTCTCAATCTTTTGCTCAGCAATAATGGACAAACTGGTGAAGGGGTTTGGAACCAAAGCAGTATACCTCGCCAGCATAGCATTTTTTACCTTTTCTGCCATCATTATGTGCCTTTCGAAGAGTGTGGTTCTGGTGACAGCGATGTCTGCACTAACGGGGTTTACATATTCAACTCTACAAATCCTACCCTACACGCTGAACTCCCTTTATCATAAGGAAAAACAG GTATATTTTTGCAAACACAAGTTTACTGAACGCGAAGATGGCAGTTGCCAGATTGAGAAAAAGGCATCTTTGCAAAACGGAATCTTGAATCATAAGTCATATAATCAAAATGGGAATTTAATTACATCTGCCCCTCTACTGTCTTCCAAAGGCCCACTGCCAGAAAGAAGCAGCATCTCTCAGAGCCGTAGCTCTCAGTGTGAGATTGTTGTGGCTGCTGGGTCTACTGACAGTGAACAATCAACTATGGGGAGGGGGATTTGCCTTGACCTAGCTATTCTGGACAGTGCCTTCCTTCTTTCTCAGGTCATTCCCTCGCTACTCATGGGAACAATTGTACAGTTTACACAGACAGTAACTGCTTACATGATCTCTGCGGCCTTCTTTGGGACGGTGGCTATTTATTTTGCAACCAAAATAGTTTTTGATAAAAATGATTTAGAAAAGTATTTAGTGTGA